AGAACCTATTCAGCGCTGGATCAACAAGGGCGAAAATGGAAATTCGTATATGACAGCAGCATAACCGCCCAACAAAAGGTAGGAAGATCAGTTGTTGAAGCTGATGACGAATATAAAACTGAAATGGTAAGTCCCATTTGCAGGTATGGTGATATTGAAACCATTCAAGAGCTTGTTCGTAAGCTGCGTAGCGCAGGTGCCATCGTTAACAACAAATGCGGCATTCACATACATGTAGATGCCTCCCCGCACGATGCAAAGACCCTTCGGAACATTACTAATATCATGGCCTCCAAGGAGGATCTGATCTATAAAGCAATGCAAGTGGAAGTGGTAAGAGAACAGCGTTATTGCAAGAAGGTTGAACAGAGTTTTCTGGATGAACTCAACCGGAAAAAGCCAAAAACTTTGGACGCGGTCAGCCGGATTTGGTACGAGGGTGTGGATGGGCGAAATGAACACTATCACGACAGCCGTTACCATTGCCTCAATCTGCACAGCGTGTTTCAAAAGGGTACCATAGAATTTCGGCTCTTCAACAGTACCACCCACGCCGGCAAGGTCAAGGCTTATATCCAACTATGCCTTGCCATCTCCGCGCAGGCCCTCAATCAAAAATGTGCCAGCCGGCAAAAGACCCGCAGTACCAACGAAAAGTACACCTTTCGCACTTGGCTCCTGCGGTTGGGGCTGATCGGAGATGAATTCAAAACGGCGCGGCTCCACCTGCTGGAGCACCTGGACGGCTGCATCGCCTGGAAAGACCCGGCGCAGGCCGAACAGCAAAAGCAAAGGTTAAAACAGAAAAAGGAAAAAGAACTGGCCGAGGCTGCACAGAGGGCATCGGGGCAGCCGGTGCCGACAATTGAAAGTGGACAGGAACGGACCGAGGCGGAAGAACAAAGCCTCGGTCTTTCCATGTCCATGTAATGTTTAAAGGAGGAATGAACCAATATGAAACCAGAAACGCTGTACATTGCTTACGGCAGTAATCTGAACCTACCGCAGATGTCCGTCCGCTGCCCCACCGCCAAGGTGGTCGGTACCAGCGAAATTAAGGATTATGAGATGCTGTTCCGCGGCAGCCTAAGAAGCGCCGTAGCGACGGTGGAGCCGCTGAAGGGCTCCAGTGTTCCTGTGCTTTTGTGGAAGCTGAAGGAACGTGACCTGCAGGCCCTCGACCATTATGAGGGATACCCCTCCTTTTACCGCAAGGAAATCCTTCCGGTGGAACTTAAAGGCAAAACAACCTCCGCCATGGTTTATATCATGAATGACGGTCATCCCCTCGGGGCGCCGTCCGATTATTACCTTAACACGATCATGGAAGGCTATCGGTCGGCGGGTTTCGACACAGATTTTCTGGAACAGGCTGTGGAGAAATCCATACGACTGGCGCAGGAGCAGCAGGAAGCAGAACCGGAACAAGGCACGCTGTTCGGACCGAAATGGTGGTGATGACCTATGGCAGCACCTGCAGCTATTACACTTGCGGTCAAGGCCGCCATCGCCGCAGCTACCGACAAGCGAACGTGGAAGGCGGTAGGCGTTCTGATCGCCGCCATTCTGACGCCCTTTATTCTCGTGATCGTCATGATACTCAGCCTACTCTCCGGCACATCACAGCATAACAACGCCGCCATTGACCTGTGTTTCAATGGCGGCGTTGCTGGTTCCTCTGTCCCTGCCGAATACACGGTCTACATTGAGGACATGAGCGGTTGCTTTTCTGTTCTGGATCAGGCGATAGCTGACACGGAGGCCGGGATGAACGGCGGCTCACTGGACAATGTCCGCATCAAATCCATTTTTTATTCTCTGTATTTCGGCGCGAAAAACCTCTCGCTGTCCGACGCCGAGGCCCGTGCCTTCGTGAACTGCTTTGTGACTTATGAAAAGGATTCCGAGAATCACACGGTTGCTGTCCCAGCCAGTCTGGACACGACATACGCAAATCTCGAAGCGTCAGGGATTCCGGTCACGAAGGAGTCAAAGGCTAACGCACTGCAGATCTACCAGAGGATTGTCTATGGCGGTGCCGGATCGTATACCGGGGAGATTGAATACGGTGGCAAAGGCGGTACCGCATTAGACGGACTAACCCTGCTCCACCCGGTAAACAAAAACAACCTGGATCTGGTGACCTATGCCGAAAATGCCTTTAACTCCGGCTGGGGGTATGTATGGGGTACCTACGGCGATGTTCTGACAGACTCGCTGTTCGAATACAAGCTGAAGCAGTACCCGGATGGCGTGGGTGACTATGAAGATTTCATCCGCGAGAACTGGCTGGGCGGCAGGACAACCGACTGTGTCGGCCTCATCAAAGGATATGGCTGGTATAACCCGGACACCAAGACAATTGAGTATGGAACCAACGGCATGCCGGATGTGGGCGCGGACGGCATGTACAATGCCGCTACCGTCAAAGGCTCCATGGATACCATGCCTGACACACCGGGCTTGGCCGTTTGGAAATCGGGGCACATCGGTGTATATATCGGCAATGGCGAAGTGATCGAAGCGATGGGAACAAAATACGGCGTCGTCAAAACAAAGCTCGAAGGCCGCGGTTGGAAAGCGTGGCTGGAGGTTCCGTATATCAGCTATGAAACAAAATAACATCAACCCATGGCCTGTCGGATGGACAGGCGGAAAGGAGAAAACCATGCTGCATTTGAAGGCGGTCTTTGAGAGAAAGACCAACGAATTTCCTGTGAGAGACTGTGTCATCGAAAACATCGTGGAGCTTCCGGCAACAGAATATGCCCGTTTTCGCTCCAACCTGATCCGGGATGCCGATTTCATCGCAGAGAATAAAAACAGGATGTATCAGGATGGAAACGGAATCCAACATTGCCTTCTGGTGCTTGGTGAAAACAGCACGGAAGGCGTTCTTGTTCAAAGCGAAGGTTACGACTATGCCAGGTATGCCAGCCTCCTGCCGGGAGCGAGAGACTTTGTAACCGCCCGGCTGAATGAGCTGGCTGATCAACTCGTCCGGGAGGGGACGCAAAATAGCAGAAGCGGCGTCTGGGCCGTTCACTTTGGAGAACTCAGAGACAAGTATCATGTTACCCTTGATCCTACCGGCAACATTACTTCCATGTTGTTGAATGTTTTAGAAGCAAGACGTGAAATGGCGGCGGTTGAACCCATGGAGTATGGCTTCGATATGGTCATGTTCTCAGCTTACTGTCCCAACATTCAGGAGGGCGCGACTGAGCAGGGGCCGGATGAATCCGGCATGACAATGGAATTCTAAGGAGGAAATAATTATGAGTATGACTGAATTAAAGGTATCCTTCCCTACGGAGAAGCTGGAGGCTCTCCGTTTTTTTATCGGCAAGAAGGACCAGACAATCGAACAGGAGCTGCAGGATTACCTGGACAAGACCTATGAAAGGATGGTACCCGCACAGGTGCGGGAGTTTGTGGAGAGCCGCATGGAGCAGATACCCGCACAGCAGCAGACGCCGGAACCGGAACAGTCTGCCGCTTCGAGGGAGCGACCCTCACGGCAGACCCGCCGCCAGAGGGAACAGGCCGCGCCTGGACCGGCCTCTGTCCCGGAAGCGCCTTCCGAGTCCGAAGGTCCCGCCGAGCAGGAAAACCAGGGCATGACCATGAACATGTGATCTGCAGAAAAAGAAAAAGGGGGTGTCAATCATGATCAAGCTCGGAGTGGACAATGGAAACTACAACGTTAAATCCTCAGAGGGAATGCTCTATGCCTCCGGTTACGCGGTGAGCGACAAGGAATTCATTACGCCGGAGATGCAGCTCTTTTATGAGGGAAAATATTACGCCATAGGAGAACGCCGCCTGCGTTTCCAGCAGGACAAAACCAAGGAGCCGGATACGTTTCTCCTGACACTGCCGGTCATCGCGGACGCCATGAAAAAAGCCGGCGCGACCAACGCGGAAATTGCCTTGGGCGTGGGGCTGCCTATCGACAGTTATGGAACCCAAAAGGAAGCGTTCCGCAGGTACTTTCTGCGGAGCAATGTCTCGTTTATGTTCGAGGGCACCTCCTACCGTTGCCACATAACGGAATGTAAGGTGTTCGCTCAGGGGCATGCCGCACTGTGCCGGTATTATCCGCGGCTGTCAGAATACCGGGGCATAACGCTGGTAGATATCGGCGGATACACCGTGGATGTGCTCACAGTCCACAATTTCAAGCTGGACAGGTCGAGCTGCGCCAGCCTGCGCATGGGGACCATCACTCTGTACAGCCGCATACAGGATGCGCTCCAGAAAAGTGATATCCTGCTATCCGATGAACTCATCACAGACGCCATCCGCGGTGAAATCCAGCACACCGACAGCAAGCAGATTGCGGCTGTGGTGGATCAGACGGTGGCAGCTTATTGTAAGGAGCTGTTCAATGCTCTGCGAGAAAGGGGCCTGGACCTAAAGCTCCCCACGGTGTTCGCGGGCGGCGGCGCGGAGCTGCTGAAATCCCGGCTGTACGATGATAACCTGAATACGGTAGCGGTGCTGAACCGGTTTGCCAACGCAGACGGTTATAAGCTCCTGATGGGGTGATGATATGGCAGAACGAAAACGCTACTTTTTATCCTTCGACAGGGACAATCCAAGACACCGGGAAGCCGAAGCACTCTACTTAAAGCAGGCTGCCAGACAGCGTTCCGATTTTGTAGTCACCTGCATCCTTTCAGCAAATCAGGCAGAGCATCTGGAAAGGTGTGTTCGAAAAGCAATCAGGGATGAAATAAGAAAGCTACGACTGACTCCAACGGACGCACAGGAGGAACCGGATGGGGCTGTTCAGCTGAGCGATCTTCCCAGCAGCCTGATTAACGCACTGGATGAATTGTAACCATGATGGTATACTTCCCGGCATTCGTCGTGAAAGTATACCATCATGGCAATTTTTACTCAAAAACACATGGAAAGGAGCGCGAAGCTCATGAAGCTGGATACCATTCAAATCCGGTATAACACTGAAAAGCTGTGCATCCTCCGGCATTATATAGATGACACAGCACTGCAGACCGAACTGCAAGCTCAGCTGCAGACTCTTTATGAAAAGCATGTACCTGCTGAAATCAGGGCTGGTATTGACAGTCAGGAAGGAGGCACCACCGTATGAAAGAAGCGATGACGCTGGAGCAGTTCCGGCAAGAGCACCCGGAAGATGTAATCCAGATCATGTCGCCCGGAGGTTACATCACCCTTCCGCCCGACAGACCGCTGGATCAGTTATACGCTCACGCAGGTGTGAGAGGTACGGAAATTCCGGTCTCCTGGGAGGAACTCAAAGACCAGATCGTTGAAAGCTGCAACTTCAATGAGGCCGATGGCAACTGGTATCTGTTGACGGATACCCCTTCCCTGAACTGCCCAACGCAGACAATCGGCATGTAGCTTACTCTTTTTCTCTCTGACGTTCGCGCTGCGGCTTAAGAGGGACATAGAACGGCAGAGCATATATGGGCGATACATCTATCGAGCTGTGGTTCAACAAATATCAGCATGATGCGTTGGAGCGCATTCTTTCTCAGCCAGCTTCGCCCGTGTTGTCGCCTGTGTGCCCCTGTGTCGCGTTTCCCGGCAGGGATGGCACAGTAACACCTTTGAGAAAGTAAGGCCCCGTGTTGGGGCTTTGTGCGGCGGGTTGAGAGAAGCCCATCATTCTGGCTTCCGGGGGTGAACCATGGGCATGAAAACGATGCTGGTTAAAGGCAGGTGGTCGCTTTGCGCCCACCTGCCGAAAAACACCGCCCCGCAACGCGGGTCGGGGACGTTCGGCGGGTACACCTAAATAGGGCGTTGGTCACCTCCTGGGTGGTCAAAACTCTTTCAAATCTGCCACTTAACCTAGAAAACAAAGACTTTTCCGGGGTACAC
This window of the Methylomusa anaerophila genome carries:
- a CDS encoding plasmid segregation centromere-binding protein ParR, whose protein sequence is MAERKRYFLSFDRDNPRHREAEALYLKQAARQRSDFVVTCILSANQAEHLERCVRKAIRDEIRKLRLTPTDAQEEPDGAVQLSDLPSSLINALDEL
- a CDS encoding DUF6103 family protein — encoded protein: MSMTELKVSFPTEKLEALRFFIGKKDQTIEQELQDYLDKTYERMVPAQVREFVESRMEQIPAQQQTPEPEQSAASRERPSRQTRRQREQAAPGPASVPEAPSESEGPAEQENQGMTMNM
- a CDS encoding DUF6103 family protein → MERSAKLMKLDTIQIRYNTEKLCILRHYIDDTALQTELQAQLQTLYEKHVPAEIRAGIDSQEGGTTV
- a CDS encoding gamma-glutamylcyclotransferase family protein → MKPETLYIAYGSNLNLPQMSVRCPTAKVVGTSEIKDYEMLFRGSLRSAVATVEPLKGSSVPVLLWKLKERDLQALDHYEGYPSFYRKEILPVELKGKTTSAMVYIMNDGHPLGAPSDYYLNTIMEGYRSAGFDTDFLEQAVEKSIRLAQEQQEAEPEQGTLFGPKWW
- a CDS encoding amidoligase family protein gives rise to the protein MEMKEQRFGIEIEMTGITRQEAANVAALYFGTAANYDGYTYRTYSALDQQGRKWKFVYDSSITAQQKVGRSVVEADDEYKTEMVSPICRYGDIETIQELVRKLRSAGAIVNNKCGIHIHVDASPHDAKTLRNITNIMASKEDLIYKAMQVEVVREQRYCKKVEQSFLDELNRKKPKTLDAVSRIWYEGVDGRNEHYHDSRYHCLNLHSVFQKGTIEFRLFNSTTHAGKVKAYIQLCLAISAQALNQKCASRQKTRSTNEKYTFRTWLLRLGLIGDEFKTARLHLLEHLDGCIAWKDPAQAEQQKQRLKQKKEKELAEAAQRASGQPVPTIESGQERTEAEEQSLGLSMSM
- a CDS encoding ParM/StbA family protein, translating into MIKLGVDNGNYNVKSSEGMLYASGYAVSDKEFITPEMQLFYEGKYYAIGERRLRFQQDKTKEPDTFLLTLPVIADAMKKAGATNAEIALGVGLPIDSYGTQKEAFRRYFLRSNVSFMFEGTSYRCHITECKVFAQGHAALCRYYPRLSEYRGITLVDIGGYTVDVLTVHNFKLDRSSCASLRMGTITLYSRIQDALQKSDILLSDELITDAIRGEIQHTDSKQIAAVVDQTVAAYCKELFNALRERGLDLKLPTVFAGGGAELLKSRLYDDNLNTVAVLNRFANADGYKLLMG
- a CDS encoding DUF6329 domain-containing protein, whose translation is MLHLKAVFERKTNEFPVRDCVIENIVELPATEYARFRSNLIRDADFIAENKNRMYQDGNGIQHCLLVLGENSTEGVLVQSEGYDYARYASLLPGARDFVTARLNELADQLVREGTQNSRSGVWAVHFGELRDKYHVTLDPTGNITSMLLNVLEARREMAAVEPMEYGFDMVMFSAYCPNIQEGATEQGPDESGMTMEF